One Mycobacteroides abscessus ATCC 19977 genomic window carries:
- a CDS encoding class II aldolase/adducin family protein translates to MTSGNVVAGEELSAYMVGSADGVQLGPAAAETVTQERERRLRELAAAFRIFGTFGFSEGVAGHITVRDPEFPDTFWVNPFGMNFRHITVSDLIQVDHDGNVITGSRPVNRAAFCIHSEVHKARPDVIAAAHAHSVHGKAFSSLGQPLLPITQDACAFYQDHAVYTDYRGVVGDLEEGRAIGSALGPAKAVILQNHGLLTVGHSVAEAAWWFITMERSCQAQLLAMAAGEPRTIDHDTAVSVYNQIGTPVAGWFQFQPLWDDVIRTAPEALH, encoded by the coding sequence ATGACCTCCGGAAATGTCGTGGCGGGCGAGGAGCTATCCGCATACATGGTCGGTTCCGCCGATGGCGTTCAGCTCGGTCCCGCGGCGGCGGAAACGGTGACGCAGGAGCGTGAACGCAGATTGCGTGAGCTGGCGGCCGCGTTCCGGATTTTCGGGACTTTCGGTTTCTCTGAAGGGGTGGCCGGACACATCACGGTCCGTGACCCGGAATTCCCCGACACGTTTTGGGTGAACCCTTTCGGCATGAACTTCCGGCACATCACGGTGTCCGATCTGATTCAGGTCGATCACGACGGCAACGTGATCACCGGGAGCCGGCCCGTGAACAGGGCAGCGTTCTGCATCCACTCCGAGGTCCATAAGGCGCGGCCTGACGTGATCGCCGCAGCGCACGCACACTCGGTACATGGCAAGGCATTCTCGTCACTCGGTCAGCCGTTATTGCCCATCACGCAGGACGCCTGTGCCTTCTATCAAGACCATGCTGTGTACACCGATTACCGCGGGGTGGTCGGCGATCTGGAGGAGGGCAGGGCGATCGGATCGGCGCTCGGGCCGGCCAAGGCGGTGATCCTGCAGAATCACGGATTGCTCACGGTGGGGCATTCGGTGGCGGAGGCCGCCTGGTGGTTTATCACAATGGAGCGCTCCTGCCAGGCTCAACTGCTTGCCATGGCGGCAGGCGAGCCCCGAACGATCGACCATGACACGGCCGTGTCGGTCTACAACCAGATCGGGACTCCGGTCGCGGGGTGGTTTCAGTTCCAGCCGCTATGGGACGACG